A genomic window from Phoenix dactylifera cultivar Barhee BC4 unplaced genomic scaffold, palm_55x_up_171113_PBpolish2nd_filt_p 000007F, whole genome shotgun sequence includes:
- the LOC120104541 gene encoding uncharacterized protein LOC120104541, which yields MDDDRRPPSPEPSERSVSPDTPRSAAGQAGLAGVYQLMAQVLQQQQMMQLAAMPSADSCYERFRRLNPPTFEGGSDPMAAETWIREIEKMFRALHFPDEVTVRLATSMLTGNAEYWWTAMETAYAVDRLTWRDFKRMFYNQYFPDSVHLAKQNEFLTLTQTDQMSVLEYANKFNELGRFCPQFMEDERSKVNRFEQGLR from the exons ATGGATGACGACCGGAGACCACCCTCCCCGGAGCCCAGCGAGCGGTCAGTTTCCCCGGATACTCCACGGTCTGCAGCAGGTCAGGCAGGCCTAGCCGGAGTGTATCAACTTATGGCGCAAGTGCTGCAACAGCAGCAGATGATGCAGTTGGCCGCTATGCCATCAGCAGATTCCTGCTATGAGAGGTTCCGCCGACTGAACCCCCCGACCTTTGAGGGTGGGTCTGACCCTATGGCGGCTGAAACATGGATCCGGGAGATAGAAAAGATGTTCCGAGCCCTCCACTTTCCTGATGAGGTGACAGTCCGGCTGGCGACCTCTATGCTGACAGGAAACGCCGAATACTGGTGGACGGCCATGGAGACGGCTTATGCCGTTGACAGACTCACCTGGAGGGACTTTAAGAGGATGTTTTACAATCAATACTTTCCGGACTCAGTGCACCTGGCGAAgcagaatgagtttttgacactaACCCAGACTGACCAGATGTCCGTTCTGGAGTACGCCAATAAATTTAACGAACTGGGACGATtttgcccccagttcatggaggatGAGAGAAGTAAGGTGAACCGGTTTGAGCAGGGATTGAG ATAG